One Gemmatimonadota bacterium genomic region harbors:
- a CDS encoding C4-dicarboxylate ABC transporter — MSPAVLALAALCGALVLSMTSRINVGWVAITAAWLIGVGPAAMKPDAIMAGFPVSLFLTLIGVTLLFGIAEANGTLGQLAHRSVSLVRGSRRWVPPLVFLLATGLSSVGPGSISTVALLIPLGMVIARRVGVSPFLMSLMVANGANAGNLSPVSSIGAIANAGMAKAGLTGLEGKVWLANLLASAVVAVAALVLFGRSHAAAPAAAARDDAEQAFTVSQRTTMLVIAAWIIGVVGFKLALGLSAFAAATLLLLLRAADEGAAVRRIPLGVIMMVCGVSVLIALLEKTGGMELFTSLLARLASPGSLNGVIALVTGLISTWSSTSGVVMPTFLPTVPGLVAQVGGGDPLAVALSINIGSALVDVTPLSTLGALCVAAVDDVGEARVLFRQLMAWGFSMVVVGAVLAALLAPLVARW; from the coding sequence ATGAGTCCCGCCGTCCTCGCCCTCGCGGCGCTCTGCGGGGCACTGGTGCTCTCCATGACCTCGCGGATCAACGTGGGGTGGGTGGCCATCACGGCCGCGTGGCTCATCGGCGTCGGGCCGGCCGCGATGAAGCCGGACGCCATCATGGCGGGGTTCCCGGTCTCGTTGTTTCTCACGTTGATCGGCGTGACCTTGCTCTTTGGCATCGCGGAGGCCAACGGCACGCTGGGCCAACTGGCGCATCGGAGTGTCAGCCTGGTGCGAGGGAGTCGCCGTTGGGTCCCTCCGCTGGTCTTCCTGCTGGCGACGGGACTGTCATCCGTCGGGCCCGGGTCCATCTCCACGGTCGCGTTGCTGATTCCCCTCGGGATGGTGATCGCGCGACGCGTGGGAGTCTCGCCGTTCCTGATGTCCCTCATGGTCGCCAACGGCGCCAACGCCGGCAACCTGTCTCCCGTCTCATCGATCGGCGCCATCGCCAACGCAGGAATGGCCAAGGCCGGCCTCACGGGCCTGGAAGGCAAGGTGTGGCTCGCCAACCTGCTGGCGAGTGCCGTGGTGGCGGTGGCCGCGTTGGTGTTGTTCGGTCGCTCCCATGCGGCGGCGCCGGCCGCGGCGGCACGGGATGATGCCGAGCAGGCGTTCACCGTATCTCAGCGCACCACGATGCTGGTCATCGCCGCCTGGATCATCGGTGTGGTCGGCTTCAAGCTCGCCCTCGGTCTGTCCGCCTTTGCCGCCGCAACGCTTCTGCTCCTCCTGCGCGCCGCCGACGAAGGGGCCGCCGTCCGACGCATCCCCCTCGGCGTGATCATGATGGTGTGCGGCGTCTCGGTGTTGATCGCGCTCCTCGAGAAGACGGGAGGGATGGAGTTGTTCACGTCTCTCCTGGCGCGGCTGGCCAGCCCCGGGTCGCTCAATGGGGTAATCGCCCTGGTCACGGGGCTCATCTCCACCTGGAGCAGCACCTCGGGCGTGGTGATGCCCACCTTCCTGCCCACGGTGCCCGGGCTGGTGGCACAGGTCGGCGGTGGTGACCCGCTGGCGGTCGCGCTGTCCATCAACATCGGGTCAGCCCTGGTGGATGTGACCCCGTTGTCCACGTTAGGCGCCCTGTGTGTCGCCGCGGTGGACGATGTCGGCGAGGCGCGGGTGCTCTTTCGGCAGCTGATGGCCTGGGGGTTCTCGATGGTGGTCGTGGGCGCGGTGCTCGCCGCACTGCTCGCCCCGCTGGTGGCGCGTTGGTAA
- a CDS encoding EAL domain-containing protein produces the protein MLTPTSSDPPLSGSEGPAVRGAAELLPATLDHLARLGLAVSGGDAFVVVLLGSDRRSFTAGESPPAWMAHDPGILLRTGILARAVDAVDVALALQVDDAIDHEALIELRVGGLLVAPIIRGDGLVEGLVAACVSAPRPWGEAARAALVDVARVAQSALGWQALAMDRAPRGRRPDAHLDVLTGLPARSAFLKRLHEAASRAQRDADSPFALLLLDLDDFRAVNESLGHAAGDAALVEVARRLEHCVRGGDLVARLGGDEFALLLERVSDAREPALVAARVQEALRTPMSLGSTEWVASASLGLALSGPGNGPPEAILRSADMAMFRAKYQGRGRIELDDRARHVRALTQLEIEAALRQALERDEFVLHYQPLVRFRDGAVTGVEALVRWNHPTRGLLMPDEFVPVAESSGLIVQLGRWVLRHAMAELAAWERRADLPRGLTLAVNLSAREFAQVDLVRAVSDALAESGVAPGRLHLEITESTLFTRQDVAMDTVAALKALGTQIHVDDFGTGYSSLSYLHRLPLDAIKVDRSFVRAIQVESRARHLVASLVSLAAGIGIDVVAEGVATAGQARLLADMGCTWGQGFHFGRPAPEFEAVRGMSGVLPITGRRRA, from the coding sequence ATGCTGACACCGACGTCTAGCGACCCCCCGCTCTCGGGATCCGAGGGCCCTGCCGTCCGTGGGGCGGCAGAGCTGCTGCCGGCGACCCTCGATCACCTCGCGCGCCTGGGGCTGGCCGTGTCGGGGGGCGACGCGTTTGTTGTGGTGCTCCTCGGGTCTGACCGTCGCAGCTTTACGGCCGGCGAATCGCCGCCCGCCTGGATGGCCCACGACCCCGGGATCCTCCTGCGGACGGGGATTCTCGCCCGGGCGGTGGACGCGGTGGACGTCGCACTGGCCTTGCAGGTGGACGACGCCATCGACCACGAGGCCCTCATTGAGCTGCGGGTGGGTGGCCTGCTGGTGGCCCCGATCATCCGCGGGGATGGCCTGGTGGAAGGACTGGTTGCCGCGTGCGTCTCAGCGCCACGGCCCTGGGGGGAGGCTGCGCGGGCCGCGCTCGTCGACGTCGCGCGCGTGGCGCAGAGCGCGCTGGGGTGGCAGGCGCTGGCGATGGACCGGGCGCCGCGGGGACGGCGCCCCGATGCGCACCTGGACGTGTTGACGGGCCTACCGGCCCGCAGCGCGTTCCTCAAGCGACTCCACGAGGCGGCATCGCGCGCGCAGCGCGATGCGGACTCGCCCTTCGCGCTGTTGCTGCTCGATCTGGACGACTTTCGGGCGGTGAATGAGAGCCTTGGACATGCTGCGGGTGATGCGGCGTTGGTGGAGGTCGCGCGGCGGCTGGAGCACTGCGTGCGCGGGGGCGACCTGGTGGCGCGGCTGGGTGGTGACGAGTTCGCACTCCTCCTCGAGCGGGTGAGCGACGCCCGCGAGCCTGCACTGGTGGCGGCGCGTGTGCAGGAGGCCCTCCGCACGCCGATGTCGTTAGGTTCCACCGAGTGGGTGGCGTCCGCGAGTCTCGGCCTCGCCCTGTCCGGGCCGGGCAACGGGCCGCCCGAGGCGATCCTCCGGTCGGCCGACATGGCGATGTTCCGCGCCAAGTACCAGGGGCGCGGGCGTATCGAGCTCGATGATCGCGCCAGGCACGTACGGGCACTCACGCAACTCGAGATCGAGGCGGCGCTCCGACAGGCACTGGAGCGCGACGAGTTCGTGTTGCACTACCAACCGTTGGTCCGGTTCCGGGATGGCGCGGTCACCGGCGTGGAGGCGCTCGTCCGCTGGAACCACCCAACCCGCGGTCTGCTGATGCCTGACGAGTTCGTCCCGGTGGCAGAGAGCAGTGGACTGATCGTGCAACTGGGGCGATGGGTACTCCGCCATGCCATGGCCGAGTTGGCCGCGTGGGAACGACGCGCCGACCTCCCCCGTGGCCTGACGTTGGCAGTCAACCTCTCGGCGCGGGAGTTTGCCCAGGTAGACCTGGTCCGCGCCGTCTCCGACGCGCTCGCCGAGTCGGGCGTGGCACCTGGTCGCCTGCACCTGGAAATCACCGAGAGCACCCTGTTCACGCGGCAGGACGTCGCGATGGACACTGTCGCCGCCCTCAAGGCGCTGGGCACGCAGATCCACGTCGATGACTTCGGCACGGGCTACTCCTCCTTGAGCTACCTGCATCGACTGCCACTGGACGCGATCAAGGTCGACCGGTCCTTCGTCCGCGCGATTCAGGTCGAGTCGCGTGCTCGTCACCTGGTGGCCAGCCTGGTGTCCCTGGCGGCGGGGATCGGGATCGACGTGGTGGCCGAGGGCGTGGCGACCGCTGGACAGGCGCGCTTGCTGGCCGACATGGGGTGTACGTGGGGGCAGGGATTCCACTTTGGTCGGCCGGCACCGGAGTTCGAGGCAGTGCGGGGAATGTCCGGGGTGTTGCCGATCACAGGTCGACGCCGCGCGTAG
- a CDS encoding diacylglycerol kinase: MDGFRNAIAHEAAVREELATLVVLGPVAWWLPVSRVESLVLFCSMLLVVVVELLNTAVERTVDRISSERHPLAGNAKDIGSAAVLASVVMSVVCWLTIAGPVVMHWWRT, encoded by the coding sequence ATGGATGGCTTTCGCAATGCGATCGCACATGAGGCCGCGGTCCGTGAGGAACTCGCGACCCTCGTCGTGCTCGGGCCGGTGGCGTGGTGGCTCCCGGTGAGTCGCGTGGAAAGCCTCGTGTTGTTCTGCTCGATGCTGCTGGTCGTGGTGGTAGAGCTGCTGAATACAGCCGTCGAGCGCACGGTGGACCGCATCTCGAGCGAACGACATCCCCTCGCGGGCAACGCCAAGGACATCGGTAGCGCGGCGGTGCTTGCCTCCGTCGTGATGTCGGTCGTGTGTTGGCTCACGATTGCCGGTCCCGTGGTCATGCACTGGTGGCGCACGTGA
- a CDS encoding amidase, translating into MSSCSPSAERADGAPAAVPPFALEEATVADLQARMVSGELSAARITELYLERIAAVDRAGPTINSVLVTNPDARALAARADSERAAGKVRGPLHGIPVLLKDNIDTADQMRTTAGSLALAESTAARDAGLVARLREAGAVILGKVNLSEWANIRSNRSTSGWSAVGGLTKNPYALDRNACGSSAGTGAAIAANLACVGIGTETDGSIVCPANANGLVGIKPTVGLVSRAGIVPISHTQDTAGPMCRTVRDAAALLSVVAGADPRDGATSASAGHVLADYTTACDAAALKGARIGVVRQLFNAGPQVNAVMVEALDALQAAGAVLVDPVDIPSLNQLGDAEFTVLLHELKADMAAYLATCGPNVPHRSLADLIRFNEANRAVEMAWFGQEVFEMAEQTQGLDALAYRVALGKCQRLTRTDGLDRVLADYKVDALLAPTGGPAWVTDLVNGDHFGGGSSQLSAVSGYPAITVPAGQISGLPVGFTLMGPAWSEARLIGYAFAFEQVRAARRPPAFLPTVVPSPVRAS; encoded by the coding sequence CTGAGTTCGTGCAGCCCTTCCGCGGAGCGAGCGGATGGCGCACCGGCAGCTGTGCCTCCGTTTGCGCTCGAGGAGGCCACCGTCGCCGACCTGCAGGCCAGGATGGTATCGGGTGAGCTGTCCGCTGCGCGCATCACCGAGCTCTACCTGGAGCGCATTGCCGCGGTGGATCGGGCGGGGCCGACCATCAACAGCGTGCTCGTGACCAATCCGGACGCGAGGGCCCTTGCGGCCCGCGCGGACAGCGAACGCGCCGCAGGGAAGGTGCGCGGCCCGTTGCATGGCATCCCGGTGCTGCTCAAGGACAACATCGACACAGCGGATCAGATGCGGACGACGGCCGGCTCGCTGGCGCTGGCCGAGTCCACGGCCGCTCGTGATGCCGGCCTCGTGGCGCGACTGCGCGAGGCAGGAGCGGTCATTCTGGGCAAGGTCAACCTCTCGGAGTGGGCCAACATTCGGTCGAACCGCAGTACGAGTGGCTGGAGTGCGGTGGGCGGGCTGACGAAGAATCCCTATGCCCTCGATCGCAACGCGTGTGGTTCATCGGCCGGGACGGGGGCCGCCATCGCCGCGAACCTGGCCTGCGTGGGGATCGGGACCGAGACTGATGGCTCGATTGTCTGCCCCGCCAACGCGAACGGCCTCGTGGGCATCAAGCCCACGGTGGGCCTGGTCAGTCGCGCCGGCATCGTCCCCATCTCGCACACGCAGGACACGGCGGGTCCCATGTGCCGCACCGTGCGCGATGCGGCCGCCCTGCTGTCGGTCGTGGCGGGAGCAGACCCGCGTGACGGTGCGACGTCGGCGAGTGCGGGCCATGTGTTGGCCGACTACACGACCGCTTGCGACGCCGCGGCGCTCAAGGGCGCTCGGATCGGCGTCGTGCGGCAACTCTTCAATGCGGGGCCGCAGGTTAACGCTGTGATGGTCGAGGCGCTCGACGCCCTGCAGGCGGCGGGGGCAGTCCTGGTGGATCCGGTCGACATTCCGTCGTTGAACCAGCTTGGGGATGCCGAGTTCACCGTGCTGCTCCACGAATTGAAGGCTGATATGGCGGCGTACCTCGCCACGTGCGGCCCGAACGTGCCCCACCGCAGCCTCGCGGACCTGATCCGGTTCAACGAGGCCAACCGTGCGGTCGAGATGGCGTGGTTTGGCCAGGAGGTCTTCGAAATGGCGGAGCAAACTCAAGGGCTTGACGCGCTGGCGTATCGGGTGGCGTTGGGAAAGTGCCAGCGATTGACGCGCACGGACGGGCTGGACCGCGTGTTGGCCGACTACAAGGTCGATGCGCTCCTCGCGCCGACGGGCGGGCCGGCGTGGGTGACGGACCTTGTGAACGGCGACCATTTTGGTGGTGGCAGCTCGCAGTTGAGCGCGGTCTCGGGGTACCCGGCCATCACGGTCCCCGCGGGCCAGATCTCCGGGCTGCCGGTCGGGTTCACCCTCATGGGGCCCGCCTGGAGCGAGGCGCGGTTGATTGGCTATGCCTTTGCGTTCGAGCAGGTGCGGGCGGCACGACGGCCGCCGGCGTTTCTTCCCACGGTTGTTCCGTCGCCCGTCCGCGCGTCCTGA
- a CDS encoding NAD-dependent epimerase/dehydratase family protein: MVRPGASIAVLGASGYVGQLLTQALGALPDGPRVLALDVRRPQAGLPPRVTFEEMDVRSARCGELLAEHEVEVVVHLAAVVNPPSGMSRNEQYAIDVDGTHNVLEACIEHGVRQVVVLSSAAAYGFHAGLPPLLDEGAPLRGNEEFPYARHKRLVEELLAKYRERHPELRQVVFRPATILGDGTRNSVTAIFERRVLFRLVDGEDRFGFIWDGDVVACIVQAICDDRAGTWNLAADGFLDLGEIGALTGATVIQVSSSTLASMLRVGQWLGFTEHGPEQVPYLRHRPVLSNRRLREEFGFVPTRTSREVFEGWWQARRRVRLARGA; this comes from the coding sequence GTGGTCCGGCCCGGCGCTTCGATCGCCGTTCTTGGGGCCAGCGGATATGTCGGCCAGCTGCTGACCCAGGCGTTAGGCGCCCTCCCGGACGGGCCACGCGTGCTGGCCCTGGACGTGAGGCGGCCCCAGGCGGGCCTTCCGCCGCGTGTGACGTTTGAGGAAATGGACGTCAGATCGGCGCGTTGCGGCGAGTTGCTGGCCGAGCACGAGGTGGAAGTGGTGGTGCACCTCGCGGCGGTGGTGAACCCGCCGTCTGGCATGTCGCGCAATGAACAGTATGCCATCGACGTGGACGGGACCCACAACGTGCTCGAGGCGTGCATCGAGCATGGCGTCCGTCAGGTGGTGGTGCTGTCGAGCGCCGCCGCGTACGGCTTTCACGCCGGCCTGCCACCGCTGCTGGACGAGGGAGCACCGCTCCGCGGCAATGAGGAGTTTCCCTACGCGCGGCACAAGCGGCTGGTGGAGGAGCTGCTGGCGAAGTATCGCGAGCGGCACCCGGAGCTGCGGCAGGTGGTCTTTCGACCCGCAACCATCCTCGGCGACGGTACGCGGAACAGCGTCACGGCGATCTTCGAGCGTCGGGTGCTCTTTCGCCTGGTGGATGGTGAGGACCGGTTCGGGTTCATCTGGGACGGCGATGTGGTCGCCTGCATCGTGCAAGCGATTTGCGACGATCGCGCGGGCACCTGGAACCTCGCAGCGGACGGCTTCCTGGACCTTGGTGAGATCGGGGCCCTGACCGGGGCGACGGTCATTCAGGTGTCGTCGTCGACCCTGGCCAGCATGTTGCGGGTGGGACAGTGGCTCGGGTTCACGGAGCATGGTCCGGAGCAGGTCCCGTACCTGCGACATCGACCGGTGTTGTCGAACCGGCGGCTCCGGGAAGAGTTCGGCTTTGTCCCGACACGCACGTCGCGCGAGGTGTTCGAGGGATGGTGGCAGGCGCGTCGCCGCGTTAGGTTGGCGCGAGGCGCCTGA
- a CDS encoding alkaline phosphatase D family protein: MPDRRHFLQQLSALGLGAVAGARVLPGLRANGDPFTLGVASGDPWPDGFVLWTRLAPDPLNGGGMGAEDVVVRWEVATDDGMRHIVRRGTAVAAADFAHAVHVTLRGLAPDRWYWYRFHAGAATSPVGRTRTMPARGASPARLRLVVASCQHYEAGFYAAHAHLAREDADLCAFLGDYIYESHATRRVRAHEAGEPTTLTEYRNRYARYKSDPQLQEAHAAMPWVVTWDDHEVDNNVAGLVSERGDPVEAFQLRRAAAYRAYYEHMPLRRSSVPHGPDMLLYRSLEFGQLARLHVLDGRQYRSDQSCGDRQKAPCAEWDQEGRTMLGAAQERWLARGLVQPGAMWQLLAQQVMMMPLDLDPGPGEVFNMDSWSGYPAARRRLTNLLAERRVANAVVLTGDVHANYAGEVPLDWRQPDAARVAVEYVGTSISSEGDGMDAYPQVERVRSSTPWLKFHNARRGYIRCDITPDAWRSDYRIVPSIQTAYAPIATVASFVTPSGRSVIEPA, from the coding sequence ATGCCTGATCGGCGCCACTTTCTCCAGCAGCTCTCCGCGCTCGGTCTCGGTGCCGTCGCGGGAGCGCGCGTGTTGCCCGGGCTGCGGGCCAACGGTGACCCATTCACGTTAGGCGTGGCGAGCGGCGATCCCTGGCCGGACGGGTTCGTCCTGTGGACCCGGCTTGCGCCGGATCCGCTCAACGGGGGCGGGATGGGCGCCGAAGACGTGGTGGTGCGGTGGGAGGTCGCGACGGACGACGGGATGCGACACATCGTACGGCGAGGCACCGCGGTGGCCGCAGCGGACTTTGCCCACGCGGTCCACGTCACGCTGCGCGGCCTCGCGCCCGATCGGTGGTACTGGTATCGGTTCCACGCCGGCGCGGCGACCAGCCCCGTGGGCCGGACGCGGACGATGCCCGCGCGCGGTGCGTCCCCGGCACGACTCCGGCTCGTGGTGGCTTCGTGCCAACACTATGAGGCGGGATTCTATGCCGCGCATGCCCACCTGGCACGTGAAGACGCCGACCTGTGCGCCTTCCTCGGGGACTACATCTACGAGAGCCACGCGACCCGGCGCGTTCGTGCCCACGAGGCGGGCGAGCCAACGACCCTCACGGAGTACCGGAACCGGTACGCCCGCTATAAGTCCGACCCCCAACTGCAGGAAGCGCATGCAGCGATGCCGTGGGTCGTGACATGGGACGACCACGAGGTCGACAACAACGTCGCCGGGCTCGTGTCGGAACGCGGGGACCCGGTGGAGGCCTTCCAGCTCCGGCGCGCAGCGGCGTATCGCGCGTACTACGAACACATGCCCCTGCGACGGAGTAGCGTTCCGCATGGGCCGGACATGCTCCTGTACCGCTCCCTGGAGTTTGGGCAGCTGGCGCGCCTGCATGTCCTTGACGGGCGCCAGTATCGCTCGGACCAGAGCTGTGGCGACCGGCAAAAGGCGCCGTGCGCCGAGTGGGACCAGGAGGGCCGCACCATGCTTGGCGCCGCCCAGGAACGGTGGCTCGCCCGCGGCCTGGTGCAGCCGGGGGCCATGTGGCAGCTCCTGGCCCAACAGGTCATGATGATGCCGCTCGACCTGGATCCGGGACCTGGCGAAGTGTTCAACATGGATAGCTGGAGTGGGTATCCCGCCGCGCGACGCCGCCTGACGAACCTCCTCGCCGAACGGCGAGTGGCGAACGCCGTGGTCCTGACGGGGGATGTCCACGCCAACTATGCCGGCGAGGTGCCGCTCGATTGGCGCCAACCCGATGCCGCGCGGGTCGCCGTGGAGTACGTCGGTACCTCCATCAGCTCCGAAGGAGATGGGATGGACGCCTATCCGCAGGTCGAGCGGGTCCGGTCGTCCACCCCCTGGCTCAAGTTCCACAATGCGCGTCGCGGGTACATCCGCTGCGACATCACCCCCGATGCCTGGCGCAGCGACTACCGGATCGTGCCCTCGATCCAGACGGCATATGCCCCCATCGCGACGGTGGCCTCCTTTGTCACGCCGTCCGGACGTTCGGTCATCGAGCCGGCCTGA
- a CDS encoding EAL domain-containing protein, translating into MPNLDPRQPDFDADTTAVLREQYSRAERVVNAFRIGILGALAIAATVYAPYLAANLNAANSLVLAPLLFWAILQHFLWHSRTLHTPRLRVINAILDVSAVSAIALAYGVFESANLAIKSPILSAYFVILAARPFSGSPHLATLTGLTAIGQYLAVVAFLVVSGRLELHMDPQLTAVAPGTSFLDEGAKVLFLAVSTAVASYATSWNRRTLQQAVGARRDFEARFKAVFEHSAVGVALLDDGGRIVEANDAMSRLVGGSNLHLIGRQVHEFAPMEHREAGAALVSSIVSGGEPSSAAELRFLRGDGTEVWASVTVSPARGARNVRLIALAEDVTERKALEARLLHQAFYDGLTGLANRSLFRDRVEHALARSVRDRASVVVLFLDLDHFKNVNDTLGHASGDALLRIVAGRLLNATRGSDTVARLGGDEFAVLLENARTDAEATIVAERVVQSLQTAIELTPGQAVRVSTSIGIARAAELDTVDELLRNADVAMYAAKASTRGGFAFFDQSMHTALVDRVMLEADLRRAIDDRELWVAYQPIVDLETGRISGMEALARWQHPLKGAIQPATFIPVAEETGMIIAVGSMVLVEACRQVAQWNVDRAQPLTVTVNLSAAQLQSETLLDDVAGALAGPGLLPRCLVLEITESVLMQNGSGALERLRALKALGVQLAVDDFGTGYSSLSYLQQFPVDILKIDRSFTSGLTRGPNQDALARTIIALGDLLTLRTIAEGVELEQQHERLKELGCSHGQGYLFSKPLTAREMGMLVDGHALPARPLPALSHSAPLAASAVGEL; encoded by the coding sequence ATGCCGAACCTCGACCCGCGCCAACCCGACTTCGACGCCGATACGACGGCGGTGCTCCGCGAGCAGTACTCGCGCGCGGAGCGGGTGGTGAATGCGTTCCGGATCGGCATCCTCGGAGCACTCGCGATCGCTGCGACGGTGTATGCGCCGTATCTGGCCGCAAACCTCAATGCCGCCAACTCTCTGGTGCTGGCGCCGCTGCTCTTCTGGGCGATCCTGCAGCACTTCTTGTGGCATTCGCGCACCTTGCACACGCCGCGGTTGCGGGTCATCAACGCGATTCTCGACGTGTCGGCCGTGTCCGCCATTGCGTTGGCGTACGGGGTGTTCGAGAGTGCCAACCTCGCGATCAAGTCGCCGATCCTCAGCGCGTATTTCGTCATCCTTGCAGCGCGCCCGTTCAGCGGATCGCCGCACCTCGCGACGTTGACCGGGCTGACGGCCATCGGGCAGTACTTGGCGGTCGTGGCGTTCCTGGTCGTGTCGGGTCGTCTTGAGCTGCACATGGATCCCCAGCTCACGGCGGTGGCCCCCGGCACCTCGTTTCTGGATGAGGGTGCCAAGGTGCTGTTCCTGGCCGTGAGCACCGCCGTCGCCAGCTATGCCACCTCCTGGAACCGGCGGACGCTGCAACAGGCCGTCGGCGCTCGACGCGACTTCGAGGCGCGTTTCAAGGCGGTCTTCGAGCATTCCGCCGTTGGGGTGGCCCTTCTTGATGACGGTGGCCGCATCGTGGAGGCCAACGATGCCATGTCACGCCTGGTCGGTGGTTCCAACCTGCACTTGATCGGACGGCAGGTGCATGAATTCGCGCCGATGGAGCACCGAGAGGCGGGCGCTGCGCTCGTCTCCAGTATTGTCAGTGGCGGGGAACCGTCGTCCGCTGCCGAGTTGCGCTTCCTGCGAGGCGATGGCACCGAGGTGTGGGCCTCCGTGACGGTGTCGCCCGCTCGTGGCGCCCGCAACGTGCGGCTCATTGCACTCGCCGAGGATGTTACCGAGCGCAAGGCCCTCGAAGCGCGCCTCTTGCACCAGGCGTTTTACGACGGTCTGACGGGGCTCGCGAATCGCTCGCTGTTTCGCGATCGCGTGGAGCATGCGCTCGCGCGGTCTGTGCGCGACCGGGCGAGCGTCGTCGTGTTGTTCCTCGACCTCGATCACTTCAAGAACGTTAATGACACCCTGGGGCATGCGTCGGGCGACGCGCTGTTGCGCATCGTGGCCGGCCGCCTGCTCAATGCGACGCGCGGCAGTGATACGGTCGCCCGCCTCGGCGGGGATGAGTTCGCCGTGCTGTTGGAGAATGCGCGCACCGATGCGGAGGCGACCATTGTCGCCGAGCGCGTCGTGCAGAGCCTGCAGACGGCCATCGAGCTGACGCCAGGTCAGGCGGTTCGCGTGTCGACCAGCATTGGCATCGCCCGCGCGGCGGAGCTGGACACCGTGGACGAACTGCTCCGGAACGCCGACGTCGCCATGTATGCTGCCAAGGCATCCACGCGCGGTGGTTTCGCGTTTTTTGATCAATCCATGCACACCGCGCTCGTGGATCGCGTGATGCTGGAGGCCGACCTGCGCCGGGCGATCGACGACCGTGAGCTGTGGGTCGCCTACCAACCCATCGTGGACCTCGAGACCGGACGGATCAGCGGGATGGAGGCCCTCGCGCGCTGGCAGCATCCGCTCAAGGGCGCGATCCAGCCCGCCACGTTCATCCCAGTCGCGGAAGAAACCGGGATGATCATCGCGGTCGGGAGCATGGTTCTCGTGGAGGCGTGCCGTCAGGTCGCCCAATGGAACGTCGATCGGGCCCAGCCGCTGACGGTCACGGTAAACCTGTCGGCCGCGCAGTTGCAGTCCGAAACGTTGCTGGACGACGTGGCGGGGGCGCTCGCCGGGCCGGGGTTGCTCCCCAGATGCCTGGTGCTCGAAATCACGGAGAGCGTCCTCATGCAGAATGGCTCGGGAGCCCTTGAGCGTCTGCGCGCCCTGAAAGCCCTGGGGGTCCAGCTCGCCGTGGACGACTTCGGGACGGGGTACTCGTCGCTGAGCTACCTGCAGCAGTTCCCCGTGGACATCCTCAAGATCGACCGTTCGTTCACGAGCGGGCTGACGCGTGGTCCGAACCAGGATGCACTCGCGCGAACGATCATCGCCCTGGGTGACCTGCTGACCTTGCGGACCATCGCCGAGGGCGTGGAGCTGGAACAACAACATGAGCGCCTCAAGGAACTCGGGTGTTCCCATGGCCAGGGATACTTGTTCAGCAAACCCCTGACGGCGCGCGAGATGGGGATGCTGGTGGATGGGCACGCGCTGCCTGCACGGCCGCTGCCGGCGCTTAGCCATTCCGCACCGCTGGCGGCCTCGGCCGTTGGCGAGTTGTGA